A genome region from Arachis duranensis cultivar V14167 chromosome 8, aradu.V14167.gnm2.J7QH, whole genome shotgun sequence includes the following:
- the LOC110274504 gene encoding uncharacterized protein LOC110274504 has translation MDRQYDLLEMIAPPKESWKIHVRVIRLWSLPKFKDPKSSSSIEMVLMDEQGKTMHDSVGEDLISVFESLISEGTVYVFTYFGVNNNCGLYRTTSHQFRLFFQDRTTVLPSFCDAIPLYGIKLVPFREIMGYSPHHSFLVDVTGVMAGVEGERKYMNDGKLINMMVIHIANDGLQLNIVVLGEMVDRIKDFLASGDQQLPIVIFQFARVKNTGGT, from the exons ATGGATAGACAATATGATTTGTTAGAGATGATTGCACCGCCAAAAGAGAGCTGGAAGATTCATGTCAGAGTAATCAGACTCTGGTCTTTACCAAAATTCAAAGACCCCAAATCCAGTAGCTCCATTGAAATGGTGTTGATGGATGAGCAG gGAAAAACTATGCATGATTCTGTAGGTGAGGATCTGATATCTGTGTTTGAGTCATTGATATCGGAAGGAACTGTGTATGTTTTTACATACTTTGGAGTTAACAACAACTGTGGGTTGTATCGCACAACATCACATCAATTTCGGTTGTTTTTTCAAGATAGAACTACTGTCTTACCCTCTTTCTGTGATGCAATACCATTATATGGTATTAAGTTGGTCCCTTTTAGAGAAATTATGGGATACTCTCCTCATCATTCTTTTTTGGTTG aCGTTACTGGAGTTATGGCCGGCGTAGAGGGTGAGAGGAAATACATGAACGATGGCAAACTTATTAACATGATGGTCATTCATATTGCGAATGACGG TTTACAGCTTAATATTGTTGTTCTTGGAGAGATGGTGGACCGGATCAAGGATTTTCTAGCATCGGGCGATCAACAACTGCCAATAGTTATTTTTCAATTTGCAAGAGTAAAAAATACTGGAGGTACATGA
- the LOC107460965 gene encoding uncharacterized protein LOC107460965, producing MAGKIDRGVNNGTAPPIFKLGGQNYHSIGSLLSPDSLRPTFAQLYIYDTENEIDNRIGTLRSNEAINERDREIVAILRNMLDRYDSLAKSFRYARDRYQQENCTNIKLKLISKRTTDGRTYNLPSASEVAALIVGDVEQLSKDRDIIIESQSRKLQRIDVFHPSYLALQYPLLFPYGEDVFRLGIATSDSISARPTKKNKTITLRQFFAFRLQKMTGESSLILRSKRLFQQFLVDAYTMVESERLKFFRCKQPQLRVDKYKCLHESVINGDVDTARLGKKIILPSTFTGGPRYAGYPSYFITMTCNPEWDEIRRAVTSIGLKAEDRPDILCRVFKIKLDGLIDDLKEEKIFGKILGYVCTVEFQKRGLPHAHILLFMSNEFKTQTLDDIDKHITAEIPDENERPNLHRAVQNYMVHGPCGPYNKNSPCMKNGSCSKRIDNGRTVKKRECVLDNKFIVPYNPKLLLKFGCHINVEYTCQTSSIKYLFKYVHKGNDRVTATLYNAGDLSEATQVIDEIRNYYDCRLPFHLEDEQPVVYGETSNVNDIVERAISHKSMFLGWMAANMSYPYARSLTYAEFPTKFIWKDDSSKQLAIATPEQRYAFDKIVTAVYCDEGGFFFVYGHGGTGKIFFWNLMYAEIRSRGDIVLKVASSGIASLLLPNGRTAHSRFKIPLNITEDSVCNIKPGSPQAMLLLKAKLIIWDEAPMVSRYCYEALDKFLGDIMRCSPTYRKDLPFGGKVVVLGGDFRQILPDIPRGSRQDIVHSTVNSSYLWKFCQVLKLTKNMRLSVGTTALDQDETEQFGE from the exons ATGGCTGGAAAAATTGACCGTGGGGTGAACAATGGGActgctcctccaatttttaagCTTGGGGGTCAAAACTACCATAGCATTGGTAGCTTACTTTCTCCTGATAGTTTGCGACCAACATTTGCCCAACTATATATCTATGACACAGAAAATGAGATTGATAATCGAATAGGCACACTTCG tTCCAATGAAGCTATAAATGAGCGGGATAGGGAAATTGTGGCAATATTAAGAAACATGCTAGATAGATATGATAGTTTGGCAAAGAGTTTTCGCTATGCAAGAGATAGGTACCAACAGGAAAATTGCACAAACATAAAGCTTAAGTTGATTAgtaaaaggactacagatggtaggacatacaacttgccatctGCATCTGAAGTGGCTGCATTGATTGTTGGCGATGTCGAACAACTTAGCAAGGATAGAGATATTATTATAGAGAGTCAATCTAGAAAGCTCCAGCGGATTGATGTTTTTCATCCATCTTATTTAGCCTTACAATATCCATTGTTGTTTCCGTATGGGGAGGATGTATTTCGTTTGGGTATTGCAACATCAGATTCTATCTCCGCTAGAcctacaaagaaaaacaaaacaatcaCTTTGCGACAATTCTTTGCTTTTCGACTACAGAAAATGACGGGTGAATCTTCATTAATTCTGAGATCAAAGAGATTATTCCAACAGTTTCTGGTAGATGCCTACACAATGGTGGAATCAGAGAGGTTAAAATTCTTTAGGTGTAAACAACCACAGTTGAGGGTTGATAAATACAAATGTCTGCATGAAAGTGTTATAAACGGGGATGTAGATACTGCAAGGCTtggcaaaaaaataattcttccCAGTACTTTTACCGGTGGACCTAG ATATGCAGGATATCCTAGCTATTTTATCACCATGACCTGTAACCCTGAATGGGATGAGATAAGAAGAGCAGTGACTTCTATTGGATTGAAGGCAGAAGACCGTCCTGATATATTGTGTCGAGTTTTCAAGATCAAGCTTGATGGTTTGATAGATGACCTCAAAGAGGAAAAAATCTTTGGTAAAATTTTGGGAT aCGTTTGCACTGTAGAGTTTCAAAAGAGAGGGCTTCCGCATGCACATATCCTTTTATTCATGAGTAACGAGTTCAAGACACAAACGCTAGAtgacatagacaaacatataacAGCTGAGATTCCTGATGAAAATGAAAGGCCAAATCTACATAGAGCTGTTCAAAATTACATGGTACATGGTCCATGTGGTCCGTACAACAAGAATTCACCTTGCATGAAGAATGGATCCTGTTCAAA GCGTATTGATAACGGTCGAACAGTGAAGAAAAGAGAATGTGTACTAGACAATAAGTTTATTGTTCCGTATAATCCAAAATTGTTGCTCAAGTTCGGGTGCCACATAAATGTGGAATATACATGCCAAACAAGTTCTATTAAGTATCTGTTTAAGTATGTACACAAGGGTAATGACCGCGTAACAGCTACTCTATACAATGCTGGTGATCTGTCAGAAGCCACACAAGTTATTGACGAAATTAGGAATTACTACGATTGTAG ACTTCCATTCCATTTGGAGGATGAGCAACCTGTGGTTTATGGTGAAACTTCTAATGTGAATGATATCGTCGAAAGAGCAATATCTCATAAGTCCATGTTTTTGGGATGGATGGCAGCGAACATGTCATATCCTTATGCTCGAAGTCTGACTTATGCTGAGTTTCCAACCAAGTTTATTTGGAAGGACGATTCTTCAAA ACAGTTAGCCATCGCAACACCTGAGCAGAGATATGCATTCGATAAAATTGTTACAGCAGTGTATTGTGATGAAGGGGGTTTTTTCTTTGTGTATGGTCATGGAGGTactggaaaaatatttttctggaACCTTATGTATGCTGAGATTCGCTCAAGGGGTGATATAGTGTTAAAAGTTGCTTCGAGTGGTATTGCATCTTTACTTCTTCCTAATGGAAGAACGGCACACTCAAGGTTCAAAATACCGCTGAATATAACTGAGGATTCTGTATGTAACATCAAACCTGGTTCCCCTCAAGCAATGTTACTGTTGAAAGCCAAACTTATAATTTGGGATGAGGCCCCAATGGTTAGTAGGTACTGCTATGAAGCACTTGATAAATTCTTGGGTGACATCATGAGGTGTTCTCCAACATATAGAAAAGATTTGCCCtttggaggaaaagtggttGTACTAGGTGGAGACTTTAGACAAATTCTTCCTGACATTCCACGAGGATCGAGACAAGATATCGTTCATTCAACCGTGAATTCGTCTTACCTTTGGAAGTTTTGTCAGGTGCTCAAACTAACAAAAAACATGAGACTCTCTGTAGGGACGACTGCTTTAGATCAGGATGAGACAGAGCAATTTGGTGAGTGA
- the LOC107460966 gene encoding uncharacterized protein LOC107460966 — translation MDGESEICLPGDIVIPSSDQAFDELVHFSYPNILENMSSKDFFKARTILAPTLDIVEEVNNHLIAIIPGGEKLYLSSDSICMDEGNMESQLDLYGLELLNSINCSDLPPHKLILKVGVPVMLLRNIDQSSGLCNGTRLQVRKLGNHVMECEVLTGNNVGHIALIPRMNMVPTNETVPVRFQQRQFFIIVSFAMTINKS, via the coding sequence ATGGATGGTGAATCTGAGATATGTCTTCCAGGAGATATTGTTATTCCTTCTTCAGACCAGGCATTTGATGAGTTAGTTCATTTTTCTTATCCAAATATTCTGGAAAACATGTCCTCAAAGGATTTTTTCAAAGCAAGAACTATACTAGCTCCCACACTAGACATCGTTGAAGAGGTCAACAACCATCTGATAGCTATCATTCCTGGAGGAGAAAAATTATATCTTAGTTCGGACTCCATATGTATGGATGAAGGGAATATGGAGAGTCAACTAGATCTCTATGGTCTTGAATTATTGAATAGCATAAATTGCTCTGATTTGCCTCCACAtaaattaatactcaaggtTGGTGTTCCGGTGATGTTACTGAGGAATATTGACCAATCCAGTGGTCTTTGTAATGGTACAAGGCTACAAGTTAGGAAGCTTGGAAATCATGTCATGGAATGTGAAGTCTTAACGGGTAACAATGTTGGTCATATTGCTTTGATTCCAAGAATGAATATGGTACCAACAAATGAAACCGTCCCAGTTAGATTCCAACAAAGACAGTTTTTCATAATAGTATCGTTTGCCATGACAATTAATAAGTCTTAG